From a region of the Thermus caldilimi genome:
- the argB gene encoding acetylglutamate kinase, with the protein MSEPLLVKVGGSLRGAETLLDELASYPGPLVLVHGGGPEIGAWLTRLGLESRFEGGLRVTPPEHMEVVEMSLCLTGKRLAEGLSRRGRRTLSLSGRDALGLQGKALPHLGRVGEVVGVEVGLLLDLLEKGYTPLLAPIALDEEGPLNVNADTAAGAVAGALGWPALFLTDVPGVLRDPKDPATRFPHLTPKEVDDLKAQGVIQGGMIPKVEAALSALRAGAPWAAIARGERGVVAGVLQGERGTRFTP; encoded by the coding sequence TTGAGTGAACCCTTGTTGGTGAAGGTGGGGGGAAGCCTAAGGGGTGCCGAAACCCTGCTGGACGAACTCGCCAGCTACCCCGGCCCCCTGGTCCTGGTGCACGGGGGCGGGCCGGAGATCGGGGCCTGGCTTACCCGCCTGGGTCTGGAAAGCCGCTTTGAGGGAGGCCTGCGGGTAACGCCCCCTGAGCACATGGAGGTGGTGGAGATGAGCCTGTGCCTCACGGGGAAGCGCCTGGCGGAGGGGCTTTCCCGAAGAGGGCGCAGGACCCTTTCCCTTTCCGGCCGGGATGCCCTGGGCCTACAGGGAAAGGCCCTACCCCACCTGGGCCGGGTGGGGGAGGTGGTGGGGGTGGAAGTGGGCTTGCTCCTGGACCTCCTGGAAAAGGGCTACACCCCCCTCCTCGCCCCCATCGCCCTGGACGAGGAGGGCCCCTTGAACGTGAACGCCGACACCGCCGCCGGAGCGGTGGCCGGGGCCTTGGGGTGGCCTGCCCTTTTCCTCACGGATGTGCCCGGGGTCTTAAGGGACCCCAAGGATCCCGCCACCCGCTTCCCCCACCTCACGCCGAAGGAAGTGGACGACCTGAAGGCCCAAGGGGTGATCCAGGGGGGCATGATCCCCAAGGTGGAAGCGGCCTTAAGCGCCCTTAGGGCAGGTGCCCCCTGGGCCGCCATCGCCCGGGGGGAAAGGGGAGTCGTGGCCGGGGTTTTGCAAGGGGAGAGG
- the dnaX gene encoding DNA polymerase III subunit gamma/tau, whose protein sequence is MSALYRRVRPLTFEELVGQEHVKEPLVRAIREGRLAQAYLFSGPRGVGKTTTARLLAMAVGCQGAERPCGVCAHCQAVQKGAHPDVVEIDAASNNSVEDVRELRERILLAPLSAPRKVFILDEAHMLSKSAFNALLKTLEEPPPHVLFVFATTEPERMPPTILSRTQHYRFRRLTEEEIAFKLQRILQEMGREAEEDALLLVARLSDGALRDAESLLDRLLLLEGPLTRKQVEEALGLPPSEALSRLARGLAQGDLKEVLSEARGLYAKGFAPRSLVGGLMEVLREALYAAHGLPGEGLEAPPEALLEALTALDEATERLAKRSDLLALEAALLQAARVFPAAPLFQPGKGEVQPAVSPPSGEGVRAEAALPEEPAHLRGQGASQEDLPEFHPTKPLVPSGAKETGPSREMVGADLAGRWWVFLEALKPTLRAFLREARPGLEEGRLVLRFPESKAFHHKRAEDQRATLLPLVRAHFGVEEVVFLLEKKSPDPRPPSRNLPLPGEKRGRGEEPKAAEPASPALPHGSVQEARGFPGGEEELWEALPEPAERPPSAEAPWRGEEDPFGQDAMAEEPIGLPEDPNRRLAEITRLLGARVLWVRRPKLPEAEEPLSEDDIGGTGI, encoded by the coding sequence GTGAGCGCCCTTTACCGCCGGGTCCGCCCCCTCACCTTTGAGGAGCTGGTGGGCCAGGAGCATGTGAAGGAGCCCCTGGTGCGGGCCATCCGGGAAGGACGCCTCGCCCAGGCCTACCTCTTTTCCGGCCCGCGGGGGGTGGGGAAGACCACCACCGCAAGGCTCTTGGCCATGGCCGTGGGGTGCCAGGGGGCGGAGCGCCCTTGCGGGGTTTGCGCCCACTGCCAGGCGGTGCAAAAGGGAGCCCACCCCGATGTGGTGGAGATCGACGCCGCCAGCAACAACTCGGTGGAGGACGTGCGGGAGCTTAGGGAGAGGATCCTCCTCGCCCCCCTTTCCGCCCCCAGGAAGGTCTTCATCCTGGACGAGGCCCACATGCTCTCCAAAAGCGCCTTCAACGCCCTCCTCAAGACCCTGGAGGAGCCTCCGCCCCACGTGCTCTTCGTCTTCGCCACCACCGAGCCCGAAAGGATGCCCCCCACCATCCTTTCCCGAACCCAGCACTACCGCTTCCGCCGCCTCACGGAGGAGGAGATCGCCTTTAAGCTCCAACGCATCCTCCAGGAGATGGGGAGGGAGGCGGAGGAGGACGCCCTTCTCCTGGTGGCAAGGCTTTCGGACGGGGCGCTTAGGGATGCGGAAAGCCTTTTGGACCGCCTGCTTCTCCTGGAAGGTCCCTTGACCCGAAAGCAGGTGGAGGAGGCCTTAGGCCTTCCGCCCAGCGAGGCGCTTTCCCGCCTGGCCCGGGGCCTGGCCCAGGGGGACCTTAAGGAAGTGCTCTCGGAGGCTCGGGGGCTTTACGCCAAGGGCTTCGCCCCAAGGAGCCTGGTGGGAGGGCTCATGGAGGTGCTCCGGGAAGCCCTATACGCCGCCCACGGCCTGCCGGGGGAGGGCCTCGAGGCTCCTCCCGAAGCCTTACTGGAAGCCCTCACCGCCTTGGACGAGGCCACGGAGCGCCTTGCCAAGCGCTCGGACCTCCTGGCCCTGGAGGCAGCCCTGTTGCAGGCGGCCAGGGTTTTCCCGGCGGCCCCCTTGTTCCAGCCGGGCAAGGGGGAGGTTCAGCCCGCGGTCAGCCCTCCCTCCGGGGAAGGGGTGCGGGCCGAGGCGGCTTTGCCTGAAGAGCCGGCCCATTTGCGTGGGCAAGGGGCTTCCCAGGAAGACCTGCCCGAGTTCCATCCCACCAAGCCCCTGGTGCCGTCGGGTGCCAAGGAAACAGGCCCTTCCAGGGAGATGGTGGGGGCGGACCTGGCCGGGAGGTGGTGGGTGTTCCTGGAGGCCCTGAAGCCCACCCTGAGGGCCTTCCTCCGGGAGGCCCGGCCGGGCTTGGAAGAAGGGCGCTTGGTGCTTCGCTTCCCCGAGAGCAAGGCCTTCCACCACAAGCGGGCTGAGGACCAAAGGGCCACCCTTCTCCCCCTGGTGCGGGCCCACTTCGGGGTCGAGGAGGTGGTCTTTCTCCTGGAAAAAAAAAGCCCAGACCCTAGGCCTCCTTCCCGGAACCTTCCTTTGCCCGGGGAAAAACGTGGGCGTGGGGAAGAGCCCAAGGCCGCCGAGCCCGCTTCCCCAGCCCTGCCCCATGGGAGTGTCCAGGAGGCCAGGGGTTTTCCTGGAGGGGAGGAGGAGCTGTGGGAGGCCTTGCCCGAGCCAGCCGAAAGGCCGCCTTCCGCGGAAGCTCCTTGGCGAGGGGAGGAAGACCCCTTCGGCCAAGACGCCATGGCGGAGGAACCCATAGGGCTTCCTGAGGATCCCAACCGGCGCCTGGCGGAGATCACCCGGCTCTTGGGGGCGCGGGTTCTATGGGTGCGCAGACCCAAGCTTCCCGAGGCCGAGGAGCCGCTGAGCGAAGACGACATAGGGGGTACTGGTATATAA
- a CDS encoding metal-sensitive transcriptional regulator, with protein MTKTTELGQETVENILKRLRRIEGQVRGLQKMVAEGRPCDEVLTQMTATKKAMEAAATLILEEFLNICAAEVSEGKVDPKKPEEIATMLKKFI; from the coding sequence ATGACCAAGACCACCGAGCTGGGTCAAGAGACCGTAGAAAACATCCTTAAGCGGCTACGGCGTATCGAAGGCCAGGTGAGGGGTTTGCAGAAGATGGTGGCGGAGGGGCGTCCCTGCGACGAGGTGCTTACCCAGATGACCGCCACCAAAAAGGCCATGGAGGCGGCGGCCACCTTGATCCTGGAGGAGTTCCTCAACATCTGCGCCGCCGAGGTTTCCGAGGGCAAGGTGGACCCCAAAAAGCCCGAGGAGATCGCCACCATGCTGAAGAAGTTCATTTAG
- a CDS encoding HD domain-containing protein produces the protein MGKRLRRLLLAFLPRGEEPDDAFALALLQGEERALYLAMDPRDRAHAVRVARRLLRHYPDAPVFAIRAALLHDAGKVLRPYRPLERILTGLYALPVPPYPLRRGIFGAFQVRRHHPLYAAERIQDPEVRALVLEHHRPQSLWGKRLHQADQEE, from the coding sequence CTGGGAAAGAGGCTTAGGCGCCTCCTTCTGGCCTTCCTGCCTCGAGGGGAAGAGCCGGACGATGCCTTTGCCCTGGCCCTTCTGCAGGGGGAGGAGCGCGCCCTTTACCTTGCAATGGATCCCAGGGACCGGGCCCATGCGGTGCGGGTGGCCCGCCGGCTCCTGAGGCATTACCCTGACGCCCCCGTCTTCGCCATCCGGGCTGCCCTGCTTCACGATGCGGGAAAGGTCCTGAGGCCCTACCGCCCCCTGGAGCGCATCCTTACCGGGCTTTACGCCCTCCCCGTACCCCCTTATCCCTTGCGGAGGGGGATCTTTGGGGCCTTCCAGGTGCGACGCCACCACCCCCTGTACGCTGCGGAGCGCATTCAGGACCCCGAGGTGCGGGCCTTGGTCCTGGAGCACCACCGCCCGCAAAGCCTCTGGGGCAAGCGGCTTCACCAGGCGGACCAGGAAGAATAG